One segment of Pseudanabaena sp. FACHB-2040 DNA contains the following:
- a CDS encoding 5-formyltetrahydrofolate cyclo-ligase — MAFDSPSSTDQVQQAKADLRQRLLKARQAIPDQLWRQKSDRICTHLQNWVYFQQARVVLAYCSVHKEPDLSPLLNQPRAWGLPRCVSKNQLAWHYWNGQSRWPLRKGKFGILEPHPESPPVDPTLVDLILVPAIACDVRGYRLGYGGGYYDRMFSSGLWAKVPTVGIVFEYARLPEIPKLFWDRPLRGVCSESGLFLGK, encoded by the coding sequence ATGGCGTTCGATTCTCCTTCTTCTACTGACCAGGTGCAGCAGGCCAAAGCCGATTTGCGGCAGCGCCTGCTTAAAGCCCGGCAGGCTATCCCCGATCAGCTGTGGCGGCAAAAGAGCGATCGCATTTGCACCCACCTACAAAACTGGGTCTACTTTCAGCAGGCCCGCGTGGTGCTGGCCTACTGCAGCGTTCACAAAGAACCCGACCTTAGCCCCCTGCTCAATCAACCTCGAGCTTGGGGTTTGCCTCGCTGTGTCAGCAAAAATCAGCTTGCCTGGCACTATTGGAATGGCCAGTCTCGCTGGCCCCTACGCAAAGGCAAGTTCGGCATTCTAGAACCCCACCCCGAGTCACCCCCGGTCGATCCGACCCTGGTCGATTTAATCTTGGTACCGGCCATAGCTTGTGACGTGCGGGGCTACCGACTAGGCTACGGCGGCGGCTACTACGATCGCATGTTTAGCTCCGGCCTCTGGGCCAAGGTACCTACCGTAGGCATCGTGTTTGAGTACGCCCGCCTGCCCGAGATTCCCAAACTGTTTTGGGATCGGCCTTTGCGGGGGGTTTGTAGTGAGAGTGGACTCTTTTTAGGAAAGTAG
- a CDS encoding pentapeptide repeat-containing protein, with the protein MGWVAVCFSLLLNLLLPMSPALAQGNGGAASLPLLTVEMLQQRLSTLDQRDGKPTIDLRQVAIDLRADSDLRDRFYRLVQNKLQSGSRPIGLDLSYSLVLGELDLTKLGLRAPLYGDALVPLLDTETQAQLSRDRKRLNQLNQLSRSLLIQEKSTAQQIYLIRGPLVFVQTHFTGNVVGADIFFLDRLLFQGTQFDQSLSLPGARFGQNVNLTGARFSQEVNLRNSIFFKNARLDQSYFAGVVTFQGTEFKRDANFNQSTFIKEANFSRVQWLDNADFAQTVWKEPVSFFKGSFDKALFFTQARIEAPLSMRQVRFSEPINFRNVALSAQADFGDAVFQERAYINVSGLDFNPDQARILGNPGQIGKVFSVPSLSGNETLLRNLVRNFRRLEQISDAYRVEYTAERLRLRELRQRLLGTNVNTAPQLKLVQIGFTEAQAQAIASRRKVHPLLSVSDLLDIEGIDLAAYVKVRDRILTRRPLSPLGRVQLCLRWLWLDGLVVLSRYGTGVGLIIGIGLMAVAWFAVLFWFIDRYRRRLPTPIVPPLAQALWIGVSFFACASIGLSMVLRSADYPAPILIWLAVLMLPLPLACIARILQKGRFHDLMEESYLREDGSMRQLRLLITRLPVIPLFPFFRDRFTPILQDRRWSWLNYYDFSLNNWFKFGFNDIRLRDQDVPGLITVLVWYQWGLGLMYVALLLWTFSRTIPGLNLLLYF; encoded by the coding sequence ATGGGTTGGGTGGCAGTGTGCTTTAGCCTGCTGCTTAATCTGCTGCTGCCGATGTCCCCTGCTTTGGCCCAGGGCAACGGGGGCGCAGCCAGTCTACCGCTGCTGACCGTGGAGATGCTGCAGCAGCGCCTTAGCACGCTGGATCAGCGGGACGGCAAGCCGACGATTGACCTGCGGCAAGTGGCGATCGATCTGCGGGCCGATAGCGATTTGCGCGATCGCTTCTACCGGCTGGTGCAGAACAAGCTCCAGAGCGGCAGCCGCCCCATTGGCCTAGACCTGAGCTACTCGCTGGTGTTGGGGGAGCTGGATCTGACCAAGCTGGGACTGCGAGCACCTCTCTATGGCGATGCCCTGGTGCCGCTGTTGGATACTGAAACGCAGGCCCAGTTGAGTCGCGATCGCAAACGTCTAAACCAGCTCAACCAGCTCTCGCGCTCCCTATTGATTCAGGAGAAAAGCACTGCCCAGCAAATTTATCTCATCCGGGGACCGCTGGTATTTGTGCAGACCCACTTTACGGGCAACGTAGTCGGGGCAGATATTTTCTTTCTGGATCGGCTGCTGTTTCAGGGCACCCAGTTTGACCAGTCCCTCAGCCTACCCGGTGCCCGCTTTGGCCAAAATGTCAACCTAACGGGGGCTCGCTTTAGCCAGGAGGTGAACCTGCGCAACAGCATTTTCTTCAAAAACGCTCGCCTCGATCAGAGCTATTTTGCAGGCGTTGTTACCTTCCAAGGTACCGAGTTTAAGCGCGATGCCAACTTTAACCAAAGCACCTTTATCAAAGAGGCCAACTTTAGTCGGGTGCAGTGGTTAGACAATGCTGACTTTGCCCAAACCGTGTGGAAGGAGCCTGTCTCGTTTTTCAAAGGCAGTTTTGACAAAGCGCTGTTTTTCACCCAGGCCCGCATTGAAGCGCCCCTTTCTATGCGGCAGGTGCGCTTTAGTGAGCCGATCAACTTTCGCAATGTGGCCCTCTCGGCCCAGGCCGACTTTGGTGATGCCGTTTTTCAAGAGCGGGCCTATATCAATGTCTCTGGCCTGGACTTTAACCCCGATCAGGCTCGTATTTTAGGGAATCCGGGGCAGATTGGCAAAGTGTTTTCGGTGCCGTCTCTCTCGGGAAATGAAACGCTGCTGCGGAACCTAGTGCGAAATTTTCGGCGGCTAGAGCAAATTTCTGATGCCTATCGGGTGGAATATACTGCCGAGCGGCTGCGGCTGCGGGAGCTGCGTCAGCGGCTGCTGGGGACCAACGTCAATACGGCTCCTCAGCTTAAGCTGGTGCAGATTGGCTTTACTGAAGCGCAGGCCCAGGCCATCGCTAGCCGCCGCAAAGTTCATCCTTTGCTGAGTGTGTCTGACCTATTGGATATCGAGGGCATTGACTTGGCGGCCTATGTTAAGGTGCGCGATCGCATTCTCACCCGCAGGCCGCTGTCGCCCTTGGGCCGGGTGCAGCTTTGCCTTCGTTGGCTCTGGCTAGATGGGCTGGTAGTGCTCAGCCGTTACGGTACAGGGGTCGGGCTGATCATTGGCATTGGTTTGATGGCAGTGGCCTGGTTTGCAGTACTCTTTTGGTTTATTGATCGCTATCGCCGCCGCTTGCCGACGCCCATCGTGCCCCCCCTCGCCCAAGCCCTTTGGATTGGGGTCAGCTTTTTTGCCTGTGCGAGCATTGGCCTCAGTATGGTGCTGCGTTCGGCTGACTATCCGGCCCCAATTTTGATCTGGTTGGCTGTCCTCATGCTGCCTTTACCCTTGGCCTGCATCGCCCGCATTTTACAAAAGGGCCGCTTTCACGATCTGATGGAGGAGAGCTACCTTAGGGAAGACGGCAGTATGCGGCAGCTGCGGCTGCTGATTACGCGGCTGCCAGTGATCCCCCTATTTCCCTTTTTTCGCGATCGCTTCACCCCAATTTTGCAAGACCGGCGCTGGTCCTGGTTAAACTATTACGATTTCAGCCTCAACAACTGGTTCAAATTCGGCTTTAATGACATCCGGTTGCGTGATCAGGACGTGCCGGGACTCATTACAGTCTTGGTTTGGTATCAGTGGGGGTTGGGGCTGATGTATGTCGCCCTACTCCTCTGGACGTTTTCCCGCACGATTCCTGGTCTCAACCTGCTGCTGTATTTCTAA
- a CDS encoding cupin domain-containing protein has translation MASPTPSEDSFTKVHFDFDQLPLLTSPRHSLKLRGVALGLLHLPANQGYTFTHSHAEQEEVYIVVEGAGWLWADDELIPLERGDVVRVSPQTRRALRAADQVPLFVVCTGGVPAGYPKSANARYLIDDGIPHYDDVPPWYADDPAIAERNANLQARMLKAQQKREKKDAEKGGHGNASPPSYTQLSQISE, from the coding sequence ATGGCCAGCCCCACTCCCTCGGAAGATTCCTTTACTAAAGTTCACTTTGACTTTGATCAGCTGCCGCTGCTTACCAGTCCCCGCCACTCGCTCAAGCTGCGGGGCGTGGCGCTGGGGTTACTGCACTTGCCCGCTAACCAGGGCTACACCTTCACCCACAGCCATGCCGAGCAAGAAGAAGTGTACATCGTTGTTGAGGGCGCTGGCTGGCTCTGGGCCGATGACGAGCTAATTCCGCTAGAGCGAGGCGACGTCGTGCGAGTCTCCCCCCAGACCCGGCGAGCCCTCAGAGCGGCCGATCAGGTGCCCCTATTCGTGGTTTGTACAGGCGGCGTTCCAGCAGGCTATCCCAAATCGGCCAACGCCCGCTACCTAATCGACGACGGTATTCCCCACTACGACGATGTGCCACCCTGGTACGCCGATGACCCAGCCATCGCCGAGCGTAACGCAAATCTGCAGGCGCGAATGCTGAAGGCGCAGCAGAAGCGGGAGAAGAAAGACGCGGAGAAGGGGGGACACGGAAACGCGTCCCCTCCCTCCTACACGCAACTGTCGCAAATCTCCGAATAA
- a CDS encoding UvrD-helicase domain-containing protein: protein MGLTEQQKRAAHAPGSVAVTAGAGTGKTHMLAERYLYFLNRGYSPLQMVAVTFTEKAATELRSRIRRTITTHLADRPDLLAELEAAQISTFHALASRICREHPDKAEVPPDFQILEEFDSPIWQAEQMSEALAQLPGHLYQALSFSKMRDILAGLLADPLTAEQALPRVRADWLPAVASARQQALDDLLADGLWQWGKTTLAAYAAPGDKLEAHRLTAVAAIATLEQGHEIAPSLTALASLKINVGSAQNWGGKEALAEVKEALKALRGLAESTLKAGLITLQPSACDDQTEAMLPSIRAAFAWVREYLQAAKYQQRLLDFNDLEVHALKALAHPEVQTYYAQRWKVFLIDEFQDTNPIQGQFLEILTAQATLTIVGDAKQSIYGFRRADVQVFQAWQQRLHPSPDGPVELSLSFRTHQALMAQINQVFAPVLGDLHQSLEAYRQEDLEPTPALQLYTVSIDEAYKKDNTIDTHINACRRVEAQQIADLVEQMLQTPIQVHDKSTGQPRDIQPSDIAVLARNWAPLESYGSAIAARNIPVLQAGGGNLLETRPAKDVWALLRFLADSSDNLALAAVLRSPFFAISDTAFYHVAQSLADKTTWWQHLRTSNAPDLQTAAKALQQLQIARRTETPTRLLQICDRLTGYTAVIANLPGSARLLADWSGFMELVRTLEQGSYDVLGVVRRLKRIAAGGAAVPRPALEGGNAVSLMTIHGSKGLEWPVVIVPDLSHSSAADYPTLRFDADLGLALKLEDEAGESQKSALYTLLEQRQRLADREESKRVLYVALTRARDQLILTAAGSSGGGLDLLQPGLEGLIEPTPIPFHPERAQLVEPIAPELPTLPNQLMVHPAGSGFTELPVTALSDYALCPQRFKYRYVDGHPGLQSGTGPQQFPLELGQLTHKALELGIDEADKLSQYVPHLPSAIASTLAQEALTLAQKFHHSEVYAAYRQGHLQWEQPVSLKVGGLTLNGVIDLLGADFVLDFKTDTALHPEHHQFQLWAYARAAGRDTAHLAYLRHDYLHSLNAATLSHLDQSSEALVNRLVKGQFEPEAHPIGCGICPYSEICDSCV from the coding sequence ATGGGACTGACTGAGCAGCAAAAGCGGGCGGCGCACGCCCCCGGCAGCGTAGCGGTCACCGCCGGGGCTGGCACGGGCAAGACTCACATGCTGGCCGAGCGGTACCTCTACTTTTTGAATCGGGGGTACTCGCCTCTGCAAATGGTGGCCGTAACGTTTACAGAAAAAGCGGCGACAGAGTTGCGATCGCGCATTCGCCGCACCATTACTACCCACCTAGCCGATCGCCCCGATCTGCTGGCCGAACTAGAAGCCGCTCAAATCAGCACTTTCCATGCCCTTGCTTCCCGCATTTGCCGGGAACACCCCGACAAAGCTGAGGTGCCGCCTGACTTCCAGATTTTGGAGGAGTTTGACAGCCCAATTTGGCAGGCGGAGCAGATGTCCGAGGCCCTAGCTCAGCTTCCCGGCCATCTCTATCAAGCGCTTTCTTTCTCCAAAATGCGGGATATTTTGGCAGGGCTGCTAGCCGATCCGCTAACCGCAGAGCAGGCATTGCCCAGAGTGCGAGCCGACTGGTTGCCCGCTGTTGCCTCTGCCCGCCAGCAGGCCCTAGACGACCTGCTAGCAGATGGTCTCTGGCAATGGGGCAAAACGACGCTAGCGGCCTACGCAGCTCCAGGGGATAAGCTAGAGGCTCATCGGCTGACGGCAGTGGCTGCGATCGCAACTCTCGAACAAGGCCATGAGATTGCCCCTTCCCTAACCGCTTTAGCTAGCCTCAAGATCAACGTCGGCAGCGCCCAGAATTGGGGCGGTAAAGAGGCGCTAGCCGAAGTTAAAGAAGCCCTCAAAGCGCTTCGGGGTTTGGCAGAAAGCACCTTGAAAGCGGGACTGATTACGCTGCAGCCCAGCGCCTGCGATGACCAGACTGAAGCGATGCTTCCGTCCATTCGAGCCGCCTTTGCCTGGGTTCGTGAATATCTGCAGGCGGCCAAATACCAGCAGCGCCTGCTCGACTTTAACGACCTGGAAGTTCACGCCCTCAAAGCCCTTGCCCATCCAGAGGTACAGACCTACTACGCCCAGCGCTGGAAAGTCTTTTTAATTGACGAATTTCAGGACACCAATCCCATCCAGGGGCAGTTTCTCGAAATTTTGACTGCCCAGGCAACTCTGACTATCGTGGGCGATGCCAAGCAATCGATCTACGGCTTTCGGCGGGCCGATGTGCAGGTTTTTCAGGCGTGGCAGCAGCGCCTTCACCCGTCGCCCGATGGCCCAGTGGAGCTGAGCCTGAGTTTTCGCACTCACCAGGCGCTCATGGCGCAGATCAATCAGGTGTTTGCTCCGGTTCTGGGTGACCTGCACCAATCGCTAGAGGCCTATCGCCAAGAAGACCTAGAGCCGACGCCTGCCCTCCAGCTCTATACCGTCTCCATTGACGAAGCCTATAAAAAAGACAACACGATTGACACCCATATCAATGCCTGCCGTCGAGTTGAGGCTCAGCAGATTGCTGACCTGGTAGAGCAAATGCTCCAGACCCCAATTCAGGTGCACGACAAGTCCACTGGCCAGCCACGAGACATCCAACCCAGCGATATTGCCGTCTTGGCGCGCAACTGGGCTCCGCTGGAGAGCTACGGCAGTGCGATCGCAGCCCGCAACATCCCCGTTTTGCAGGCGGGCGGCGGCAATCTGCTGGAAACTCGCCCAGCTAAAGATGTCTGGGCTCTGCTGCGCTTCCTGGCCGATTCCAGCGATAATCTAGCGCTGGCCGCCGTCTTGCGCAGCCCTTTCTTTGCCATCAGCGATACAGCCTTCTACCATGTTGCTCAATCCCTGGCTGACAAAACCACTTGGTGGCAGCACCTGAGAACGAGTAATGCGCCAGATCTCCAGACAGCAGCTAAAGCCCTCCAGCAACTGCAGATTGCTCGTCGCACAGAAACGCCCACCCGGCTGCTGCAGATTTGCGATCGCCTCACGGGCTATACCGCTGTCATCGCCAACCTCCCGGGCTCAGCCCGGCTCTTGGCCGACTGGAGCGGCTTTATGGAGTTGGTACGCACCTTAGAGCAGGGCAGTTATGACGTGCTGGGTGTGGTGCGTCGCCTCAAGCGCATTGCCGCAGGGGGTGCAGCGGTGCCCCGACCAGCTCTAGAAGGCGGCAACGCCGTCAGTCTAATGACCATTCACGGCTCTAAGGGCTTAGAGTGGCCCGTCGTCATCGTGCCTGATCTGTCTCACAGCAGCGCTGCCGACTATCCCACCCTGCGCTTTGATGCAGATCTGGGGCTAGCCCTCAAGCTAGAAGACGAGGCAGGAGAATCACAAAAATCAGCCCTCTATACCCTTTTGGAGCAACGTCAGCGCCTAGCAGACCGAGAAGAAAGCAAGCGGGTGCTCTACGTAGCCCTTACCCGCGCCCGCGACCAGCTTATCCTCACAGCTGCCGGTTCGTCTGGCGGTGGTCTTGACCTGCTCCAGCCCGGCCTAGAAGGCCTGATTGAGCCGACCCCCATTCCATTCCATCCAGAGCGGGCTCAGCTGGTTGAGCCCATCGCCCCAGAGCTGCCAACGCTGCCAAATCAGCTGATGGTGCATCCAGCAGGATCTGGATTTACAGAACTGCCTGTCACTGCCCTGAGCGACTATGCTTTATGCCCCCAGCGGTTCAAGTATCGCTATGTAGACGGGCACCCTGGCTTGCAGTCTGGTACAGGGCCGCAACAGTTCCCTCTGGAGCTAGGTCAGCTAACCCACAAAGCGCTGGAGCTAGGCATTGACGAGGCGGACAAACTCAGTCAATACGTGCCTCACCTGCCGTCAGCCATCGCGTCAACCCTAGCCCAAGAAGCCCTCACGCTCGCCCAAAAATTTCACCACTCTGAAGTCTATGCAGCCTATCGTCAGGGCCACCTGCAGTGGGAGCAGCCAGTCTCCCTGAAGGTGGGGGGGCTTACCCTAAACGGCGTAATAGATCTGCTAGGGGCTGACTTTGTGCTTGATTTCAAGACAGACACCGCGCTCCACCCAGAGCACCACCAGTTTCAGCTTTGGGCCTACGCCAGAGCCGCCGGACGAGACACAGCGCACCTGGCCTATCTCCGCCACGATTATCTACACAGTCTGAATGCAGCGACCTTGAGCCATTTAGACCAGTCCTCAGAGGCGCTGGTAAATCGGCTGGTGAAAGGGCAGTTCGAGCCTGAAGCCCACCCTATCGGCTGCGGCATTTGTCCTTATTCGGAGATTTGCGACAGTTGCGTGTAG